The stretch of DNA AAGCTCCTGGGTGCCGCCGCGATCAATAAACCAAGTTTGTGGGGCCATAAATTCATGCAAAAGATGGGACGGCTTGTTTTTCTACAATGACATTTTTGCCTGAGTGATCGCTGATGGCAGTCTGAATTTTTCCTGAAGATTGCTCGACATTTTATTGCTCAATATTTTTAAGTTTTCTCTAGTTTCCCCTCATCTGCGCCTCATGTTTAGCCGATTTAATCAAGCTCAAGAACCACGGCAAAGCTTTGGTTTTAACTCAGCAATCTAATTAATTTCAGGAGAATGACCATGAAAATTCGCTATGCTGCCACCCTCGTATCAATCTCTTTGCTAAGTCTGGGGGCGATCGCCGGCTGTTCCGGTGTCAAAAACCCTTGCGCTGGACTGTTTAAAAATCCCTGTGCGAGTAAAACAGAAACAGCCGATCCCTGTGCCTCTAAAGCAAACCCTTGTGCGGCGAAGGAAAACCCCTGTGCTTCTAAAACCAATCCTTGTGCGGCAAAAGAAAATCCTTGCGCTTCTAAGGCAAATCCCTGTGCCGCGAAGGCCAATGAAGCGGAATAAAAATATTTGCTGGCGATCGCTGCTGAAAACATTATGAGTTTACGAAAAAAATTATGAAACAGGTGTCGCGTCTTGCGTTGTCGTTATTGCTCTTACGGCTCAGTATTTTTATTGTGATGTTTGTCTGGACGTTGGATAAATTTTTTAACCCAGACCACGCCAGGGCCGTTTTCGAGAATTTTTATCTGATTTCTGGCCTCAGCAACGGGGTGATTTTTCTCATCGGTATTGTGCAACTGGCCATTGTGTTGGGTTTCGTGACGGGGTTCCAAAAAAATCGTTGTTATTTTTTGGTGTTGCTGCTCCATGCCGGGTCAACTTTTGCTTCCTTTCGGCAATATCTTGATCCTTTCAATAACCTCCTCTTCTTTGCGGCCTTACCGATGCTGGCTGCTTGTTGCACGCTGTTTTTGTTGCGGGATGCAGACACCCTCTGGACGGTGGATTAGAGGCGATCGCCGGATAAAAAGAATGATTAACTTGAGGGGAATTTGATGAAACCTGCTAACTTAAAGGGTGACACCAATCAAAAAATTAGGCATCAACGGCAACCAAAAAAATTACCTTGTTGGAAAAGCTTTACGGGTTTAGCCTTGGGTGCATTCGGGGTAAGTATGCTTTTAGAAGTGGTTGCACTCTCAACATTTTTCGCGGGCATGGCAACGGCGGCCAGTTCAACATCAACTTTTGTCCAGGGGCTTTTTGGCACGGGATTTGATCCCCAGGCTTGGTTACTCCAGGGCTTGCAATGGATCGATAGTCTGGGTGCCCTAGGGGCGATCGCCTTTATGGTGCTTTATGTGGTGGCGACGGTGGCTTTTCTACCGGGGTCGATTCTGACCTTGGGAGCCGGGGTTGTTTTTGGTGTCGCTTTAGGATCAATTTACGTCTTTGTTGGCGCAACCCTAGGAGCGATCGCTGCTTTCCTAGTGGGTCGTTATCTGGCCCGCCAATGGGTGAGCCAAAAAATCGCCGACAACCCGAAATTTCGCGCCATCGACGAAGCTGTGGGCAAGGAAGGCCTGAAGATTGTTCTCCTGACGCGTCTCTCACCTGTATTTCCCTTTAATCTGCTTAACTATGCCTATGGGGTCACGGGCGTTTCCCTAAAAGACTATGTCCTCGGCTCTGTGGGGATGATCCCTGGCACCATCATGTATGTCTACATTGGCTCCCTGGCCGGAAATCTTGCGACCCTCGGCACAGAAAGCACCAGCGCCAAC from Picosynechococcus sp. PCC 7002 encodes:
- a CDS encoding TVP38/TMEM64 family protein codes for the protein MATAASSTSTFVQGLFGTGFDPQAWLLQGLQWIDSLGALGAIAFMVLYVVATVAFLPGSILTLGAGVVFGVALGSIYVFVGATLGAIAAFLVGRYLARQWVSQKIADNPKFRAIDEAVGKEGLKIVLLTRLSPVFPFNLLNYAYGVTGVSLKDYVLGSVGMIPGTIMYVYIGSLAGNLATLGTESTSANPIAQWSIRILGFVATVAVTVYVTKIARQALNKTVTDLK